Proteins encoded together in one Thermodesulfovibrionales bacterium window:
- the gspD gene encoding type II secretion system secretin GspD, with protein MVTFNFVDVDLPVITKFISEITGKNFIFDERVKGKITIIAPAKISIDEAYDLFLSVLEMKGFTVVPSGVDALKIIPLSEAKQKGIPIVKEPVKVNEGYIVRVIPLKYITSEEAQRFLQPVISRDGYISSFGPGNFIMVVDSGMNIEKILSLLEIIDQPSKELEPEIIFLRYASSDQVARIINEGFGKLKTRPQQPQVQQFWVASEPRLNALIIFGDRDTKDSVKKLIGLLDVQPEGAKGRVNVYFLENADAEELAKVLDGIVKGAAQRPAPGAQVQPAVFESPLGITISPDKATNSLVIVASSADYQNLVEVIKQLDRKRRQVFVEAMIVEASIEKLQELGSRWRIIGRKEGEPVAIGGFGTIDTSTLYSIVTGLSGLSAGGMGNFLDIPISVIKPDGTVEVTTLTVPGFAALFSLDMFKDSVNVLSTPKILTSDNKEAEIVVGENVPFISKRERDPAAQNILLSSIERKDVGITLKITPQVTEGDYVKLDIYQEISAVKKEANTDILINIGPTTTKRSTKTTVTVKNKQTVVISGLMQERHEEVERKVPLLGDIPILGWLFKYKGVQKAKTNLLVFITPHIVKNSEDLENLTTDKKKEFSRSNNRYAEGEVIIRFKQNITGERIDQFFRENRLSLIEYTEKTGLYRVRLPDGKDVIEYVEELSKKPEIELVEPNYVLFKTSS; from the coding sequence ATGGTGACCTTCAATTTCGTTGATGTGGATCTTCCTGTAATCACAAAATTTATCAGTGAGATAACAGGTAAGAATTTTATCTTTGATGAGCGTGTGAAAGGCAAAATCACTATAATTGCACCCGCAAAGATAAGCATAGACGAAGCCTATGACCTTTTTCTTTCTGTCCTTGAGATGAAGGGTTTTACGGTTGTTCCTTCAGGAGTTGATGCCCTTAAGATTATTCCCCTATCGGAGGCAAAACAGAAAGGGATACCGATTGTTAAAGAGCCCGTAAAGGTTAATGAGGGTTACATAGTAAGAGTTATACCCCTTAAATACATTACATCCGAGGAGGCGCAGAGATTTCTTCAGCCTGTGATATCTCGGGATGGATACATATCTTCCTTTGGACCAGGAAATTTTATCATGGTTGTTGACTCCGGGATGAATATAGAGAAGATCCTCTCCCTTCTTGAGATTATTGACCAGCCTTCAAAGGAGCTTGAACCGGAGATCATTTTTTTAAGATATGCATCTTCTGACCAGGTGGCAAGGATAATTAATGAGGGCTTCGGAAAATTAAAAACAAGGCCCCAGCAACCCCAGGTTCAGCAGTTCTGGGTTGCTTCTGAGCCAAGGCTCAATGCCCTCATAATCTTTGGGGACAGGGATACAAAGGATAGTGTTAAAAAACTTATAGGTTTACTTGATGTCCAGCCAGAGGGTGCTAAGGGCAGGGTAAATGTATATTTCCTTGAGAATGCTGATGCGGAAGAACTGGCAAAGGTTCTTGATGGTATTGTGAAGGGAGCTGCTCAGAGACCTGCACCAGGAGCACAGGTGCAACCGGCTGTATTTGAGTCTCCCCTGGGCATTACAATATCTCCTGATAAGGCTACAAACAGTCTTGTGATAGTTGCCTCAAGTGCTGATTATCAGAATCTTGTTGAAGTCATAAAGCAGCTTGACAGGAAACGCAGACAGGTCTTTGTTGAGGCAATGATAGTTGAGGCATCTATAGAAAAGCTTCAGGAGCTGGGTTCGAGATGGCGTATTATCGGAAGAAAGGAAGGAGAGCCTGTTGCGATAGGTGGATTCGGTACCATTGATACATCAACACTTTACAGTATAGTGACGGGTCTCAGCGGTTTAAGTGCTGGTGGAATGGGAAATTTTCTTGATATCCCCATATCGGTCATTAAACCTGATGGAACAGTGGAGGTCACGACACTTACAGTTCCGGGGTTTGCAGCGCTTTTTAGCCTTGATATGTTTAAAGATAGTGTGAATGTCCTGTCAACACCTAAAATACTTACCTCTGACAATAAAGAGGCAGAGATCGTTGTTGGTGAAAATGTACCTTTTATATCAAAAAGAGAAAGGGATCCAGCTGCTCAGAATATACTCTTGAGTTCCATAGAAAGAAAGGATGTCGGGATAACACTTAAAATTACACCTCAGGTTACCGAGGGAGATTATGTTAAGCTTGACATCTATCAGGAAATCTCTGCTGTCAAAAAAGAGGCTAATACGGATATACTTATTAATATCGGACCTACCACAACCAAACGTTCAACAAAGACCACAGTTACTGTAAAGAATAAACAGACTGTTGTTATAAGTGGCCTAATGCAGGAAAGGCATGAGGAGGTTGAGAGAAAGGTTCCCCTTCTTGGAGACATACCCATTCTTGGATGGCTCTTTAAATATAAAGGCGTTCAGAAAGCAAAGACCAATCTTCTGGTGTTCATAACACCCCATATTGTAAAAAATTCAGAGGACCTGGAAAACCTTACCACCGATAAGAAAAAAGAATTTTCTCGCAGTAACAACAGATATGCAGAAGGAGAGGTAATTATAAGATTCAAACAAAATATAACAGGAGAAAGAATAGATCAATTTTTCAGAGAAAATAGACTCTCGCTAATTGAATATACAGAAAAAACAGGTCTCTACAGAGTAAGACTTCCTGATGGTAAGGATGTAATAGAGTATGTTGAAGAACTCTCAAAGAAGCCGGAGATTGAGCTCGTCGAACCCAATTATGTATTATTTAAAACCAGTTCATAA
- the gspE gene encoding type II secretion system ATPase GspE: MKPENLSPDLSLLKEIPITFSKANLLLPVKISDGELVGLVSDENGMLSLIELARKKGLKPSPLMVSREELLDAIGRFYGQLGSAEEVMETISGEDLSSVATEFEKPRDLLELTEDAPIIRLLNAILQQAVKERASDIHIEPYEKDLEIRFRVDGVLTKVLSPPKLIQDALITRVKVMAALDIAEKRLPQDGRIRLLIGGRDIDIRVSIIPTVYGERVVLRLLDRAQGIKGLNEVGLEDENKELMEGLLSRTNGIILVTGPTGSGKTTTLYACLNRLYSVTKNIITIEDPVEYQLKGIGQIQVNPKIGLTFATGLRSILRQDPDIIMVGEIRDLETAEIAIQASLTGHLVLSTLHTNDAPSAITRLLDMGIEPYLLASSLSGVIAQRLVRTVCPYCRISYEPSYYEMAFFVAPAEIKSLIKGSGCERCKGTGYLGRTGLFEILIVDNEIRELINKKTDSQTIKEHAVKKGMKTLRMDGLRKVLNGITTIEEVLRVTQREIDNF, encoded by the coding sequence ATGAAACCAGAAAATCTCTCTCCCGATCTTTCACTTCTAAAAGAGATACCCATTACCTTTTCAAAGGCAAATCTCTTACTTCCTGTAAAGATATCTGATGGTGAACTGGTCGGACTCGTCTCTGATGAAAATGGCATGCTCAGTCTCATTGAGCTCGCAAGGAAAAAGGGCTTAAAGCCCTCTCCTTTAATGGTTTCGAGGGAAGAACTTCTTGATGCTATAGGCAGGTTCTACGGACAGCTCGGTTCAGCAGAGGAGGTGATGGAGACAATAAGTGGTGAGGATCTTTCCTCTGTTGCAACTGAGTTTGAAAAACCAAGGGACCTCCTTGAGCTTACAGAAGATGCACCCATAATAAGGCTCCTTAATGCAATTCTTCAGCAGGCTGTAAAGGAAAGGGCAAGTGATATCCATATTGAGCCCTATGAAAAGGATCTTGAGATAAGATTCAGGGTTGATGGAGTTCTTACAAAGGTTCTCAGTCCTCCAAAACTCATACAGGATGCCCTTATTACAAGGGTAAAGGTAATGGCAGCTCTTGATATTGCTGAAAAGAGGCTTCCACAGGATGGGAGAATAAGGCTTCTGATAGGAGGAAGGGATATTGATATAAGGGTTTCTATTATTCCCACTGTTTATGGAGAGAGGGTCGTTCTCAGGCTTCTTGACAGAGCACAGGGTATTAAGGGTCTTAATGAGGTTGGTCTTGAGGATGAAAATAAAGAGCTCATGGAAGGGCTTCTATCGAGGACAAATGGAATAATTCTTGTCACCGGACCAACAGGAAGTGGAAAGACAACAACCCTCTATGCCTGTCTTAACAGGCTCTATTCTGTAACAAAGAATATTATTACAATTGAAGATCCGGTTGAATACCAGCTAAAGGGTATAGGTCAGATACAGGTAAATCCAAAGATAGGGCTTACCTTTGCAACTGGTTTGAGATCAATTCTCAGGCAGGACCCTGATATTATAATGGTCGGTGAGATAAGAGACCTGGAGACAGCAGAAATAGCAATACAGGCATCTCTTACAGGACATCTTGTTCTGAGCACCCTTCATACAAATGATGCACCATCTGCAATAACAAGGCTTCTTGATATGGGTATCGAGCCCTATTTACTTGCCTCATCACTTTCAGGTGTGATTGCCCAGAGGCTTGTAAGAACAGTATGTCCTTATTGCAGAATTTCCTATGAACCAAGTTATTATGAAATGGCTTTTTTTGTAGCACCCGCTGAAATTAAGTCATTAATAAAAGGCTCTGGTTGTGAGCGATGTAAGGGTACAGGTTATCTTGGAAGGACAGGACTTTTTGAGATACTTATCGTAGATAATGAGATAAGAGAACTAATAAATAAAAAAACTGATAGCCAGACAATAAAGGAACATGCAGTTAAAAAAGGTATGAAGACCCTTAGGATGGATGGCCTGAGGAAGGTTCTTAATGGTATTACAACCATTGAGGAGGTCTTGAGAGTAACTCAAAGAGAGATTGATAATTTTTAA
- the ispE gene encoding 4-(cytidine 5'-diphospho)-2-C-methyl-D-erythritol kinase, with the protein MKLLAPAKINWFLHVMDKRPDGYHEIMSLMQLINLYDEIEIEPEERLLVETELNIPQEENIAYKAACFLKKETGYKGGAIIRIKKNIPHGAGLGGGSSDAATTLIGLNKIWGLNLSIKELSEIGASLGSDVPFFLKGPAGVVSGRGEIIENIDIKESYVLLLVKPEFFISTAWAYNELERMRAKKEDIIGTEDKGVIRELIKSSIMNESFLYLIRDSVIFKNDLEIPVFNHYPFLREVKERLINEGSLYAAMTGSGSTIFGIFRTEREALKASKAFQGLWTKIVRTIVENKD; encoded by the coding sequence ATGAAACTCCTTGCACCTGCCAAGATAAATTGGTTTCTTCATGTAATGGATAAAAGACCTGATGGCTACCATGAGATAATGAGCCTGATGCAGTTAATTAACCTCTATGATGAAATAGAGATAGAACCTGAAGAAAGACTTCTTGTTGAAACTGAACTTAATATACCTCAGGAAGAAAATATAGCCTATAAGGCAGCATGCTTTCTTAAGAAAGAAACAGGTTATAAAGGTGGTGCGATAATTAGGATTAAAAAGAACATTCCTCACGGTGCTGGTCTTGGTGGCGGAAGTTCTGATGCTGCTACAACCCTAATCGGGCTTAATAAAATCTGGGGATTGAACCTCTCAATTAAGGAACTTTCAGAGATTGGTGCAAGTCTGGGTTCTGATGTCCCCTTTTTCCTGAAGGGACCTGCTGGAGTAGTTAGTGGAAGGGGTGAGATTATTGAAAATATAGATATTAAAGAATCATATGTTCTTCTTCTTGTAAAGCCAGAGTTTTTTATATCTACTGCCTGGGCATATAATGAACTTGAGAGAATGAGAGCTAAAAAGGAAGATATTATCGGAACTGAGGACAAAGGAGTCATTCGGGAGCTTATAAAATCAAGTATAATGAATGAATCCTTTCTCTACCTGATCAGAGATTCTGTAATTTTCAAAAATGACCTTGAAATACCTGTCTTTAATCATTATCCATTCCTCAGAGAGGTCAAGGAGAGACTGATTAATGAGGGTTCACTTTATGCTGCCATGACAGGAAGCGGTTCTACTATCTTTGGTATCTTCAGAACAGAAAGAGAGGCATTAAAGGCATCAAAGGCATTTCAGGGTTTATGGACAAAGATCGTCCGAACAATAGTGGAAAATAAAGATTAA
- a CDS encoding tetratricopeptide repeat protein codes for MKKKLILPAFILLLFLTGSCASSSNFKEVSLNLPDSNELILLSGEAENPYYYYILGYQSELHGEWQKSLNFYIKAESLDPDSAYLKLQISNLLIRLGKVEEAILKAEEGLRIDPDNVQILLLIGQLYNAQKRVEDAIKVFSRAIEKEPSNREAYVFLGSIYATLEKFDDALQVFESLRRQFPDEPLSYFYSGVIYLEKNNPDKAEGFFKEAINKKDDFDGPYFYLGLIQEMKDNLKEAERYYKKTIELNPHNLQARQRLSQLYIKQKSYGSAITELRELLKLLPQDLDAHMRLGLLYMQQENYDKAIEEFRLILLKRPDAIEPRYYLALSLGELGKTEEAMRELQKILEYDPDNINALLNMGVFLSRQKRYSEAISIYEKLLKLIPDRPDPYLFSGILFIQMNETERAISILEEGIKRFPEHPDMHFNLAVAYEKAKRFDDMERELRKTIELDPEHYEAMNYLGYSFAERGIKLDEALRLIQRALELKPDSGHIIDSLAWVYYKMGRLNDALREIKRAIEILKDDPTLFDHLGDIYNALGMKEMAREAWKKALEFIDKEPSLRDSIEKKLKTQ; via the coding sequence ATGAAGAAAAAATTAATACTACCAGCATTTATTTTGCTTCTGTTTTTAACAGGGAGCTGTGCTTCCTCAAGTAATTTTAAAGAGGTCTCCCTTAATCTTCCTGACAGTAATGAATTAATTCTCCTTTCAGGAGAAGCTGAAAATCCCTATTATTACTATATACTCGGGTATCAATCAGAACTCCATGGAGAGTGGCAGAAAAGCCTGAATTTTTATATAAAGGCTGAATCCCTCGATCCTGATTCAGCATATTTAAAGCTCCAGATAAGCAATCTCCTTATAAGGCTGGGTAAGGTCGAAGAGGCAATACTGAAGGCGGAGGAGGGATTGAGAATTGATCCTGATAATGTGCAGATATTGCTTCTTATCGGACAGCTCTATAATGCCCAGAAAAGGGTAGAAGATGCCATAAAGGTTTTCTCAAGAGCTATTGAAAAAGAGCCTTCAAACCGCGAAGCCTATGTTTTTCTCGGAAGCATATATGCAACCCTTGAAAAATTTGATGATGCTCTCCAGGTCTTTGAATCTCTTAGAAGACAATTTCCTGATGAACCCCTTTCCTATTTTTATTCAGGAGTCATATATCTTGAAAAAAACAACCCGGATAAGGCAGAGGGCTTCTTCAAAGAAGCAATAAATAAAAAGGATGATTTTGATGGACCCTATTTTTATCTTGGTCTGATTCAAGAGATGAAGGACAATCTTAAAGAAGCAGAAAGGTATTATAAAAAGACAATCGAGCTCAATCCCCATAATCTTCAGGCGAGACAGAGACTGAGCCAGCTTTATATAAAGCAGAAATCCTATGGAAGTGCTATTACAGAACTAAGGGAACTCCTCAAGCTCCTGCCCCAGGACCTTGATGCTCACATGAGGCTGGGTTTACTGTACATGCAGCAGGAAAATTATGATAAAGCAATTGAGGAATTCAGACTCATTCTACTGAAAAGACCTGATGCAATAGAGCCGAGATATTATCTTGCCCTTTCCCTGGGCGAGCTTGGAAAAACTGAAGAGGCAATGAGGGAGCTTCAGAAGATACTTGAATACGACCCGGACAACATAAATGCCCTTCTTAATATGGGAGTCTTTCTTTCAAGACAGAAAAGATACAGTGAAGCAATCAGCATATACGAGAAACTACTTAAATTAATACCTGACAGACCGGATCCCTATCTCTTTTCGGGCATACTCTTCATCCAGATGAATGAAACTGAAAGGGCTATCAGTATACTGGAAGAGGGAATTAAAAGATTTCCTGAACATCCTGACATGCACTTTAATCTTGCAGTAGCCTATGAGAAGGCAAAGAGGTTTGATGACATGGAGCGGGAACTCAGAAAGACCATAGAGCTTGACCCAGAACATTATGAGGCGATGAATTATCTTGGCTATTCCTTTGCTGAAAGGGGGATAAAACTTGATGAAGCACTTAGATTAATTCAGAGGGCGCTGGAACTGAAACCTGATAGCGGACATATAATTGATAGTCTTGCATGGGTCTATTATAAAATGGGCAGATTAAATGATGCCCTGAGGGAAATCAAGAGAGCAATAGAGATTCTAAAGGATGACCCTACGCTTTTTGACCACCTTGGTGATATTTATAATGCCCTGGGCATGAAGGAAATGGCAAGGGAAGCATGGAAAAAAGCCCTTGAATTCATAGATAAAGAACCCTCTTTAAGAGATAGTATTGAAAAAAAATTAAAGACACAATAG
- a CDS encoding bifunctional riboflavin kinase/FAD synthetase: protein MMEIKRLEDIKEPPSRTVLTIGNFDGVHIGHQKIIKEVVEKAKSIKGTSVLMTFDPHPQKFFHPEKELHLLTLCDEKARIIEKFGIQVLLCVKFDWSFASLEPEEFIKKILVDSLGVKEIIIGKDYRFGKAKRGDIELLKKEGKRYGFNVKIIPPVKIKGQTVSSTKIRALIKKGDVKKAMEFLGRPYSIEGTVISGAGRGSRILGYPTANILSGSELIPKNGVYAVRVGIEEYHTGRKGDQVTLLNGVMNIGTNPTFGNKDLSLEVHIIDFHQDILNKFIKVYFIERLRNEKKFGNPEALKRAIEKDIEQAKTLLKK, encoded by the coding sequence ATGATGGAGATCAAAAGACTTGAGGATATTAAGGAACCACCTTCAAGGACCGTTCTTACCATAGGCAACTTCGATGGTGTTCACATCGGTCACCAGAAGATTATAAAAGAAGTTGTAGAGAAGGCAAAAAGTATAAAAGGCACATCCGTCCTGATGACCTTTGATCCTCATCCACAGAAATTTTTCCATCCAGAAAAAGAGCTCCATCTCCTTACGCTCTGTGATGAGAAGGCAAGGATCATTGAAAAATTTGGTATACAGGTCCTGCTATGTGTGAAATTTGACTGGTCCTTTGCCAGCCTTGAGCCTGAGGAGTTCATCAAAAAGATACTTGTGGATAGCCTTGGGGTTAAGGAAATAATAATAGGAAAGGATTACAGGTTCGGAAAAGCTAAAAGAGGAGATATCGAGCTTCTGAAAAAAGAGGGTAAAAGATACGGTTTTAATGTAAAGATTATACCTCCTGTAAAAATAAAAGGGCAGACGGTCAGTAGCACAAAGATAAGAGCATTAATCAAAAAAGGAGATGTAAAAAAGGCAATGGAATTTCTCGGACGACCCTACTCCATAGAGGGCACGGTTATCAGTGGAGCAGGAAGGGGCTCAAGAATACTCGGTTATCCAACTGCTAATATCCTTTCGGGTTCAGAACTTATCCCCAAGAACGGGGTCTATGCTGTTAGGGTCGGAATTGAAGAATACCATACAGGAAGAAAAGGTGACCAAGTTACACTGCTTAATGGAGTAATGAATATAGGGACAAATCCAACCTTTGGCAATAAAGACCTCAGCCTCGAGGTTCATATAATTGATTTCCATCAGGATATTCTAAATAAATTTATAAAGGTCTACTTTATAGAGAGATTGAGGAATGAAAAGAAATTCGGGAATCCTGAGGCACTCAAAAGGGCTATCGAAAAGGATATAGAACAGGCAAAAACTTTACTTAAAAAGTAA
- the coaE gene encoding dephospho-CoA kinase (Dephospho-CoA kinase (CoaE) performs the final step in coenzyme A biosynthesis.), whose translation MKKILMVGLTGNYGAGKSYILEFFKQKGALTINSDELVRELLKKGEIKKEVRDLLGEGVCTPDGELDRKKIADIIFNDAFLRLKLENIIHPEVFREIERILSNIKEGIIIVEMPVLFERGYQYKFDRVITVYADDMTIFKRLEAKGISRDEILKRWNNQFGYDKKIRCSDFVIDNSEGRDIKGQIESVYSQLKEELQEGVNDGDQKT comes from the coding sequence ATGAAAAAAATACTCATGGTTGGACTCACTGGAAATTATGGCGCAGGTAAGAGCTATATTCTCGAGTTTTTTAAACAAAAAGGTGCACTAACTATAAATTCTGATGAGCTTGTAAGAGAGCTCTTAAAAAAAGGGGAAATAAAAAAAGAGGTCAGAGACCTGCTCGGTGAAGGAGTCTGTACTCCGGATGGCGAGCTGGACAGGAAGAAAATAGCAGATATCATATTCAATGATGCCTTCCTCAGGCTAAAACTTGAGAATATAATACATCCTGAGGTATTCCGGGAGATTGAGAGGATCTTAAGTAATATAAAGGAAGGTATAATAATTGTCGAGATGCCCGTTCTTTTTGAAAGGGGATATCAGTATAAATTTGACCGGGTAATTACCGTATATGCAGATGATATGACTATATTCAAAAGACTTGAGGCAAAAGGTATATCAAGAGATGAAATTCTTAAAAGATGGAATAATCAGTTTGGCTATGATAAAAAAATAAGGTGTTCTGATTTTGTAATAGACAACTCCGAAGGAAGGGATATTAAAGGTCAGATAGAAAGTGTATATTCACAGTTAAAAGAAGAACTACAGGAAGGAGTAAATGATGGAGATCAAAAGACTTGA
- a CDS encoding insulinase family protein, with translation MEFRKEYLRNGIPVVMALMKEFRSVSLGIWVRTGSRFEKPEENGISHFLEHIFFKGTQRRSQKDIAVEIDSIGGELNAFTSKETTTFYIKVLDQFIEKGIDLLSDIFLNSVFPEDEIEKEKSIIKEEIKMVEDTPDDYIHDLFHQTAWDNSGLGQPILGRRDTIKTFTREKLLNYKNKYYGTKDIVISCAGRFEPEKLLELLNRYFGNMNAGSDPPEIITPVFHYRKNIHKKDLSEVHLCIGVEAFPLSSPYRYHISILNAILGGGVSSRLFQEIREKRGLAYSIYSFINGFLDTGLWGVYAGTSKKRYGEVIELVTKEMRGLKDTITEDELRKTKDQIKGNILLGLESTGNVMSHVARQEIYYGKQISIKETINQIEKISLKEIKEIADRLTHNKDFAITLLGPVKE, from the coding sequence ATGGAATTCAGGAAAGAGTATCTGAGGAATGGAATTCCGGTTGTTATGGCGCTTATGAAGGAGTTCCGTTCCGTATCTCTTGGTATCTGGGTGAGAACTGGGTCAAGGTTCGAAAAACCAGAAGAAAACGGGATATCCCATTTTCTTGAGCATATTTTCTTCAAAGGTACCCAGAGGCGCTCGCAAAAGGATATAGCTGTAGAGATAGACTCCATCGGAGGAGAGCTTAATGCCTTTACATCAAAGGAAACCACCACATTTTATATCAAAGTCCTTGACCAGTTCATTGAAAAGGGAATAGATCTTCTCAGTGATATTTTTCTGAATTCCGTATTTCCAGAGGATGAAATAGAAAAAGAAAAATCCATAATAAAGGAAGAGATAAAGATGGTTGAAGATACTCCGGATGACTATATACATGATCTCTTTCACCAGACTGCCTGGGACAATTCAGGGCTCGGGCAGCCCATTCTTGGTAGAAGGGATACCATAAAGACCTTCACAAGAGAAAAGCTCCTTAATTATAAAAATAAATATTATGGAACAAAGGATATTGTTATATCCTGTGCTGGAAGATTTGAACCTGAAAAACTTCTTGAACTTCTGAACAGATATTTTGGTAACATGAATGCAGGTTCTGATCCTCCGGAGATAATTACACCAGTCTTTCATTACAGAAAAAATATTCATAAAAAGGATCTTTCCGAGGTTCATCTCTGTATAGGTGTGGAGGCCTTTCCTCTCTCAAGTCCCTACAGATATCATATTTCTATTCTGAATGCCATTCTTGGAGGCGGTGTGAGCTCAAGACTCTTTCAGGAAATCAGAGAGAAGAGAGGACTTGCCTACTCCATATATTCCTTTATTAATGGTTTTTTAGATACAGGTCTCTGGGGTGTTTATGCGGGTACTTCAAAGAAAAGGTACGGAGAGGTCATAGAGCTTGTTACAAAAGAGATGAGGGGACTCAAGGATACGATTACAGAGGATGAACTCAGAAAGACAAAAGATCAGATAAAGGGAAATATTCTTCTTGGCCTTGAATCCACAGGTAATGTAATGTCTCATGTAGCACGGCAGGAAATATACTATGGCAAACAGATATCCATTAAAGAAACAATCAACCAGATAGAAAAAATCTCGCTCAAAGAGATCAAAGAGATTGCTGATAGACTAACCCACAACAAGGATTTTGCCATAACCCTGCTGGGACCTGTAAAGGAATGA